Proteins encoded by one window of Perca fluviatilis chromosome 13, GENO_Pfluv_1.0, whole genome shotgun sequence:
- the si:dkey-81h8.1 gene encoding uncharacterized protein si:dkey-81h8.1 isoform X2, whose amino-acid sequence MALNDKDPVVAVGTLSPGQLQSHLKMEPKTLGAIQIVIGALILCLSASVLQIHEVHFTGDVALFLIVVIQVTLSGSVLVHSGRKPTLFWVKCVLVLHLISAAFATAALGLMSKHLPYRQDSYHCEHCRRLELHAVLLIDGILGTLVIFLVLELLICITAMLFGLSVLAAGGTQASSQRPVYPQTRPPPVPAVQQAAPAVAEPSQVAVVVTEPDSEQVEDISTPPTEPQVEPIEAVTTEP is encoded by the exons ATGGCTCTTAATGACAAAGACCCGGTGGTTGCAGTGGGCACACTCTCCCCAGGCCAATTGCAGTCCCACCTCAAGATGGAGCCCAAGACTCTGGGG GCCATCCAGATCGTTATCGGGGCTTTGATTCTCTGTCTGAGTGCCTCTGTGCTCCAGATCCATGAGGTCCACTTTACGGGAGATGTGGCCCTCTTCCTGATTGTTGTCATACAG GTGACTTTGTCTGGGTCAGTGTTGGTCCACAGTGGAAGGAAACCTACTCTTTTTTGG GTTAAATGTGTCCTGGTTCTGCACCTCATCAGTGCTGCATTTGCCACTGCTGCCCTGGGTCTGATGTCCAAACACCTGCCCTACCGCCAGGACTCTTACCACTGTGAACACTGCCGCAGACTGGAGCTACATGCTGTG CTGTTGATTGACGGGATCCTGGGGACGCTGGTGATCTTTCTGGTGCTGGAGCTGTTGATCTGCATCACTGCCATGCTGTTTGGACTCAGTGTCCTAGCTGCAGGTGGAACCCAG GCTTCCAGCCAGAGACCTGTCTATCCACAAACGCGCCCCCCACCTGTTCCAGCCGTGCAGCAGGCTGCTCCAGCTGTAGCTGAGCCTTCTCAG GTGGCTGTAGTTGTGACTGAACCAGATTCAGAGCAGGTGGAGGACATCTCTACCCCACCTACTGAACCCCAGGTGGAGCCAATAGAAGCTGTGACCACAGAGCCATGA
- the si:dkey-81h8.1 gene encoding uncharacterized protein si:dkey-81h8.1 isoform X1, whose translation MALNDKDPVVAVGTLSPGQLQSHLKMEPKTLGAIQIVIGALILCLSASVLQIHEVHFTGDVALFLIVVIQVTLSGSVLVHSGRKPTLFWVKCVLVLHLISAAFATAALGLMSKHLPYRQDSYHCEHCRRLELHAVQHCFRKCTGLIEQKCKLLIDGILGTLVIFLVLELLICITAMLFGLSVLAAGGTQASSQRPVYPQTRPPPVPAVQQAAPAVAEPSQVAVVVTEPDSEQVEDISTPPTEPQVEPIEAVTTEP comes from the exons ATGGCTCTTAATGACAAAGACCCGGTGGTTGCAGTGGGCACACTCTCCCCAGGCCAATTGCAGTCCCACCTCAAGATGGAGCCCAAGACTCTGGGG GCCATCCAGATCGTTATCGGGGCTTTGATTCTCTGTCTGAGTGCCTCTGTGCTCCAGATCCATGAGGTCCACTTTACGGGAGATGTGGCCCTCTTCCTGATTGTTGTCATACAG GTGACTTTGTCTGGGTCAGTGTTGGTCCACAGTGGAAGGAAACCTACTCTTTTTTGG GTTAAATGTGTCCTGGTTCTGCACCTCATCAGTGCTGCATTTGCCACTGCTGCCCTGGGTCTGATGTCCAAACACCTGCCCTACCGCCAGGACTCTTACCACTGTGAACACTGCCGCAGACTGGAGCTACATGCTGTG CAACATTGTTTCAGGAAATGCACCGGGCTGATCGAGCAAAAGTGTAAA CTGTTGATTGACGGGATCCTGGGGACGCTGGTGATCTTTCTGGTGCTGGAGCTGTTGATCTGCATCACTGCCATGCTGTTTGGACTCAGTGTCCTAGCTGCAGGTGGAACCCAG GCTTCCAGCCAGAGACCTGTCTATCCACAAACGCGCCCCCCACCTGTTCCAGCCGTGCAGCAGGCTGCTCCAGCTGTAGCTGAGCCTTCTCAG GTGGCTGTAGTTGTGACTGAACCAGATTCAGAGCAGGTGGAGGACATCTCTACCCCACCTACTGAACCCCAGGTGGAGCCAATAGAAGCTGTGACCACAGAGCCATGA